A stretch of Pseudolysobacter antarcticus DNA encodes these proteins:
- a CDS encoding nitroreductase family protein, with product MPTLETLTTRQSTPSRLLNAPAPDAAQLQALLEAAIRVPDHGQLVPFRLLLLRDASRIAFGQRIAEIHQHSDPGAPEKALQKDRDRFNQAPLVIVVIARLTAGHKVPEQEQLLSAGCVAYNILLGAHALGFGAQWLTGWAAYDADVAALLSLAANEKVIGFVHVGTAAEVIPDRTRPVLESVCGEWHPESAAHGN from the coding sequence ATGCCCACACTCGAAACCCTCACCACACGCCAATCCACACCCTCACGCCTGCTCAACGCGCCCGCGCCCGATGCCGCGCAATTACAGGCGCTGCTCGAAGCCGCAATTCGTGTACCCGATCACGGCCAACTTGTGCCATTCCGCCTGCTGCTGCTGCGCGATGCGTCGCGTATTGCGTTCGGTCAACGCATCGCCGAAATCCATCAGCACAGCGATCCCGGCGCGCCGGAAAAAGCCTTGCAGAAAGATCGCGATCGCTTCAATCAGGCGCCGCTGGTAATCGTTGTCATCGCGCGGCTCACGGCAGGCCACAAGGTACCCGAGCAGGAACAATTGCTCAGTGCCGGTTGCGTTGCCTACAACATTTTGCTCGGCGCGCACGCGCTCGGATTCGGCGCGCAATGGCTCACCGGATGGGCCGCGTACGATGCCGATGTTGCGGCATTGCTCAGCCTGGCTGCGAACGAAAAAGTGATCGGTTTTGTGCATGTTGGCACGGCGGCCGAGGTCATCCCTGATCGCACGCGGCCCGTGCTCGAAAGCGTGTGCGGCGAATGGCATCCAGAGTCCGCCGCGCATGGAAACTGA